The segment CCTTCTTTTTGCTGAATCTCCCTGATGTACTCCTCGGGGTCTGTACAACCTTCAGGGTATCCGCTGGCCTCTTGTTTGATCTGGAAGAAATTGTTTACATACTTGGCAAACAATCCTCCCTCTTGCGTGTCAGGGTCGTACGTGGTGAGACTGTCAAAATGCCAAGCCTCGTAGATGCCAAGGACTTGATAGCCACACTCTTGAACGGCATACTGCAACTCCTTGCTGACGTAGGTGCCCACCCATGCTCGATCTTCGTCACCGTGGGGACAGGAGCCAACAAACTCTTCTTCAGCACAAGTGCGACACAGAGGAAACAGCAGCTTGCCATGGACGCGGTAAGGAAGCACGGGATGGTAGAGGTCCGTGGGTGGCAAGACCCGACACTGAATGAGTCCATGTAGGTCAAACAAGTCTGACACGGGAGGATGATCCTTGATCTCGGGATGTCCCAAGGGGTACGTGCCATACTTGCAGATGTAAGGGTAGAGAGAACACACGTCCACATATTTGATCTCTTCCTCTTCCTTCGCTTCATAGTAGAGTTTGGTGGCGTTGGTGCGTCCTCCAAAGAAAGCCTCTCTGGGATCCAATGGATCAGGCAGGTAAGCATGAGGTCCTTGCAGGGTGGTCAGGAACGCTCTCAGATCCTCGTTGTCTTTCTGTTCTTTCAAGAAATCACATTCCCACTGGGTCACTGCTTGGTCGATGTCAGGATGCTGTCGTAACACACCGAGCCGGTACATGGTGTGATGGAATCGTTCCCAAGGGGTTGTGCCCAGGGTGGCATGGGTTTCACATCGGCCTGTCTTGTAACATCGAGTACAGCCATGCCAGAAACAACCCAGGTATTCGTACACGGTACGTGTGTTGGCATCGTAACCGTGCACCGTGTAGCGActgccatcaccaccatcaaagccAGCTTCCCCACCATTACGAGCATGTTGAATGTGGAGGCCAGGGTGTTGATGCATGATCCAGTTCAACCAGTGCAGACACTGAAGAGAGTAACGACGCTGTGGACGATAACCTTGAGGAGGTATGATGGCAATGGTACGTGGTTCCAAAAACAGCTTTCTGAAAGTGAGCATGCAAGCCATGGGGAGAGTCACTGCTTCGTAGAAAGGGTCCACGTCATTCTGCTGAATGAAGATGTGACGAAAGGCAGCACAACCTCGACGTAAAATATCCACATCACTCTGACAGTAGGCCAACAGTTCTTCGTCCAGATCAAAGACGACCCCTTCAGCCACTCGTGCATCGTACCAGGTCAAGAAAGCTTGACGTTCTGCAGGAAACATGCTGTCAGGATCATAAGTGGAGACGGGAGGATAAGGACCCACATAGCCTTGGTTATGATCGGTGTTGAACAAGTGTGGAAAGTATCCTTTCTTGAGTTCCGTCAATCCAAACGTTTTTGGAAACTGTTTGAGAGCCATGGTGAGGAAATTGAGGGAATCCTTGAAGACGAGACGCCCCACAGTCATCTGCAAGATCTGATTCCCTCGTAGCGTGACCTGCGGTGCTTTCACGAGATGGCGGTGGAAGTACTGTTGGAGTAAGTGTCCATCATACCCACGGTAATTGTGAGCCATGACCAACACATCGTCATCGTCAATGGCAACGTTTTCTTCTTGTTCTTCGTCATCGTCTTCTTCTTGTTCCACATCAACTGGGGAGGATGGTTTGGCGCGTTTCGAGGGTGGGTGGTTTGATGATGGTGCTTTCCGTTTCTTTACGGTTTTCTTTTCTGCCAGACTGAGCAACCAGTCGCCCATGTCCTTCAAGGTGGTCGCCCCTCGAAACACTTTCATGCGGCTAGGGCCTTCTCCTTCTTTACGCCAGGGGCACTTTTCGCAAAGTTCGCTCGAGGCCTCGgaaatacatttgccacatccCAGATGCACCACACACAAGTTGGGAACGTGCGTGCCTTGATCTTGGGTGCATTCAAAATCGTAAAAGATAAACTGACGCTGTTGCCGTTCTTTCTCTTCATTCCTTTTCTCACCATCGTCGTTGCATTTGGGTGGTTCGATGGGTGTCATGTAGCACTGATGGTTGGGTTTCAAGGGCTCTTTGCAGATTTTGCAATTACGATTCGTGCCACACTTGTGATTGGTCATCCCCTGGATGTGTCGAACGTTGACTTTGGCATAGCAACGGTGACAGGTGTGGATTATGGAGCAAGTGCTGGGATGCTTGGCAGAGGCTGCTTGATGGCGCTGAAAACAGGTGGGGTTTCGAAACCATCCTCCACATTGAAGGCAGGAGAGTCCTTCGTTGACCACGTCACCACAGTACCCAGCATGTAGGCACCACTGGCAGCAAAATTCCCGAGTGCAGCGATGATTTTGCGGGTTACTGTATCCTTGGTCACAGGTGTCGCAGTAATAACTACAACCTGTAAAAGCGGTCATGGAGGTGATGACAtcgtagtggtgatggtgatgatacaaGTGCAGGATCTTGGTCGGTTGAGGCACCTCGCTCTTGTACAGGAGCCGATTCATGACATCCTGAGAGTAAATTTTGAGTTGATAGTAGGGAGCCAAACGTTGACTGAACAAGTCCCACGTGGCATGCCCTGTACACGGTCCTTCGGGAATCCCCAGTTGTCGAAATAAAGCCTTGGCGACTTCCAGCTGAGCGGGTCTACGATGATCGCGGATGTATTTCCATTGCTGGGTCCATTCCTTCGTCACGGGATCAGGTTGGTGGACATGATGCATGGCCACGACGAGGGCGCGAGCAAAACAGAGTGGATCGTTTTCATTCTTGATTTGGACaatgcattgtttgttttcCAGGAAAACGTTCAAGCCAGCAATGTGTTTGAGACGTCCGTGTCCCTCGCCAAGACGATCAGGATCATCTACGTGCAGTAAGAAAATGTCCATCGTGTCATCGATGTTCAAGTCACGGTTACTCTGTTGCACGTTTTCCACTTTGGCCATGATGTGTTCCCCCTGGAGGTTCTCCATACGTCGAAACGTGATTCGAATGGGTGTATCCAAGGCAGGGTGTTCTAGGGTCAGTCCCACTCGATCCCCATCATGACCATTCACTTCGTTTCTGAGATCTTGCAAGACGGCATCAAATTGCTCCCTGAGAACGATGGGTAAGTCTTCAGGTTGTTGACGTTGCAGCCATGCTGGGTTAAACCTAAGCTTGTAGCGATGACTGTCAGTACGGAACTTTTTAGTGACTAGTTTGGACGCCGGCTCCAACTGGTAGGGCTCAGGATCCTCTTCAAGGTCTTCTGCTTCAAGTTCATCGCTGTTCGTGGTCGTTGACGGCATGATGAGAACTGACAAGACCCCCGCGGAGCCGGCTTTATATAGACGGTTTATGACGTCACGCTATGACGTCATCGTAGGCTGAGCAGTGTGAGCCAGTGCTGGCAGTGTTGGTCTTTGTCGGCCAGTGTCAGTCAACCAGGAGTTCGTGGAGTGCACCAGGAGTTCGTGGAGTGCACCAGGAGTTCGTGGagtgatttttttttgtttccgaGGGGGCAGGCTCATGACGTCACACATCCCTAGGACGTCGCGTCACACGAGGCCAGTGATGCTGATTGGCGGTTCGCACCAGCGTGACGTCATCGACTCTATATATAAACTCGAGGTGTTCCAGCTTTTCCTCATCAGTTGTTGACTGAAGCTTGAAGCATGCAGACGTCTCCCACCGTCGCCGCCTCCTCTGTGTCCTTTCATTGCCGCCTGTGCGAAACAGATGACCACAGTTATCTGCACTGCCCCAAGGTGACCTGTACCGAGTGTGGTGTTCAAGGGCATCGCCATTACATATGCCCAAAGAAGACCAACAACGGCAGTACCAACAAGCACGATAACGACACGTGTTACAACTGTGGTAAAAACGAAGGTCATCGCAGTTACGACTGTCCACATCCCTGCCGTCACTGTGGCCATGAAGAGCACAAGAGCATGAACTGCCCTAACAAGACCTCGAAACGTTCGGCTCCCACCAACCAGTCGAGTGAACCGCCGAAGAAAGTGAGTAAACAGGAAGACAATCGCCTACTGACTCGTCTCCACGACAAGATCACCCTCGTTCAAGAACGCATGGACACCATGTACACTCTCATCCAACGCATCTTGGAGTTTGTTGAACCCATGGACGATGACGTCTCCAGCGACAGCAGCAGTGGACCACAGTCATAAACCAACCCCCAAACAATATCaacggcccttttcagggccacccACATGCTCCCTAaagactgcttgaaacacgatgCATCCCATCCCATTCCCCATCGCCGTCGTTCCACTCACTCTTCCCTCCTCCCCCTCtcctctccccctctctcccccctctccttcccttcccttccctcgtCCCGTCCCGTGCCGTGCCGTCCGTCTGCCGccgccgccatcttgaaacacgCTTCCTTCTCGCGAGATCACGCGAGATCACGCGAGATCGCGCGCACAAACCACCGTTGCTTAGCAACACCCCCGTTGCTAACGACCACGTCACACCCTCGTACACACCAACTCATGACGTCATCCTAGAACAATCGAATGACGTCACACCCCGTACACACCAACTCATGATGTCATCCGAGAACaatcgaatgacgtcacaatggggGTCACGTGACCGAGAACAATCGAAAGACGCCAGGGTGACACTGTACACtacttacacacatacataaccaCTACCTTTTGACGAATCCGCATTTAAATCCGCACAAAGTGATTAATCAATCAgagtgttatcggttaatcctttgatcgatccagacacaaggtATGCCAAATGGGCACCtttatcgggtaatctaagtggcgttaccaataattatacctgttataaattcattaactgagcatcaagtgaatgatgacaaattatGTGTAGTTTTATACCACATAACATGGATTGTAATACAAAACCTAGTGACACCAAGTGACAGAATCGTCCATGAAAACAAGGATTGTAACGCtgaactaggcaaagcaggaaacaaaactaaatgatagtagactgtgagaacatatagctttcatttttcacaacagctgtcgcgatctcaggtttgtacaaacctgtaaacgaaatagtttactccctgaaatgttgatgaattctgcataggccctcatatctatacctcatgttacgtcacggagacacgCCGCTCTGACTcgttgaaatttcgttcgcggctgagaattgtgcactgctATCAAACAGATATatggtaattaaagatcgaaatgggcagttttaatgacggggtttcatttaaaacgatttatgtatttgcatCCCGtacagtatatgtgatctttaatatTTTGTGTCAGCTCGCTGTGGCCACGAAATCTTGCTCACAAGACATGGGAGCGAAATACCACATCATAAACCATCGCTAATATCTTTAGTATAGAAGATTTCAACATGATAATGTCGCCGTTTTTACCACGTTTTCCCCCATTGTTGTATGCTGGATTCAGCATAAATATTGACCGCCTGATCTAATAAATTAAGAAACACACGCGCTACTCGTCAAACAATGACGTACTTCTGTAGTGGAGTGACAGTGAAATGCCTAAGGCATCATGCACATATTCATAGCATATATGTATTGATATAgtatatcatgaaatatattatatttaattAATTTTCTTATTACTTGGTATTCTCTATCATACACAGGTGTATACATTTGGAAGGTATAATCACAGTCTAGTCTTTTTGaacattgtcagtgtttgtaaaaatattttggttAAATTGAATGCTAACAAAGTACACACTGAATTGTTGAAGTAACTTGGTACAAAAATAGACATCATTTGTTTGTACTATCTTTATCACAGGATGCTGCAATAGCCCTTGCCCTCAAGAAGTATAATCAAGGTACAGCAGTAAACCAACTAAGGATTCTTCAACGTGAGGTCATAGAGAAGGTTATTACAAAACACACCATTGCAATGTTACCCACCGGATATGGAAAATCACTCCGCTATGAAATTCTCCCAGATATCACTGAATATGTTGTTTCTGTTAAAGAAACATGCGtttgtcatcatcattgttTCTCTGGATGCTATTCTGTCTCAACTACAGGAGAAAATGTGAAGATGAAGCACCTGCTTAAACAAGGAGCATGATAGGGAACTAACTGCAAACAGTGCAGAGCAGACACGTTGCAGTATGTGTTTGCACACCCTGAGCAAATAGTTGGCAAGGACCCTGTCAGAGAAATATTACGACATAATTATTTCCAAGAGGAGGCCAGAACTTTTATTGCTGTAGACGAGACACATTGCGTCTTGGAATGGGTTCCGAATTTCAGGCCATTTTGCCAAACTTGGAATATTTCGTGCCTTACTTCCAAATGCCAAGGTCCTAGTTCTAAGTGCAATCCTCTCTCTTTAGAGCCAGAATGAGGTGGCCAATACAACATGACATAGAATGTGTCATTGAACCAGTGTTGATAGAACTCCTTGTGAAAAGGTCAGATGTGTCCACTAAGCATTGCGGACTTCAATGGCAGTCAGAATGGGGAGGACGGTCGGTCATATGAGCTGGCAGAGAGAAAGCTTGCAGATAAATGTACAGTGGCGGATTAGACCTGAAGCACATCAGAGTTGTGCAGTTTCATGCCTCAAGGGAGAAAACAGGGGACAAGGTGTGTTAAGAAATTTAGTTTCATCGAGAACCTGAAATACTGTTCTCAACGATACAGGTTATACTGTTATACAAACAGGTGGTTGAAATAATGTTATACTTTAATGTTGTTTCCTATCTTTTATGCAGATAAAGTCTATCATTCTGCAGAATTCTGAAGAGGACCCAGCAAACAGTCCACCGAAAATAGTATTTGCAACCATCCCTCTTGGTATAGGACCTGACTTCAGACAGAGGATGATCAACATTGGCTCCCCGAAGCGGTTGGAAAGTATGTGCATGATAAAAAACAAGTGTTGATGAAAGTTTTTATGGTGCATTTccacattgtaaacaaaatgctCTGGAGAAATaatatagatacactacataagATTGAAAATGAGTTTAATATTGTGCATGACATcacacataataataatattgttatgCATGTTCaatgaaagtatatatctaaattACATTTCATATTATGTACAGCAGATTGGGCGTGCTGGTAGATCAGGACAACATTCACAGGCCATACTGACTTGCAACACACCACGGACATTGGTCATGTTTCTCGAAGTGAAAGAAATGTGCACATATATGCACATGCACAAGTATAACCATAAGTACATCTGTTTGCAGACGACAGCAAGTCAATGAAGCATTTGGTTTTGGTTTCAGTAATGAAAAAAACAGATATCTGCTGAAGTATGTTGTGATGTCTGTAACCCAGACGTAGCAACACCATACCAGTTTTGCTTCTCCAGAGATACCCAAAGCTTATTACTGAACACGCTACCTGACATTGTAAAGGATGGAACACAGTATCTAAGAGAAAAGCTTCCGACATCAGCAATCCAGCAAATAATCACCGCTCCAGATGTCTTCAACAAACATGGGCTCGTTGAAGAATTTCAAATCGCTGAATCACTGGACAATAATAATCAAGCAAGTGAAAGCAATATCCATGTCCTGAGGTAATCACAAACGTTTCAGATAAGAAACCATAACAGCTTTGTTCCATCGATGCCTGAAGTGCAGTGGATGATAAATGTTTTCACATATCAAGCTCATCAATTAAATCTCTCCTTTAGTAAATGTTGCTTCAgttatatatactgagggaaaaacacttagggatcacatgaaaggacaagttcctttgcttttttcaggtttcttcaAGAGCTATGTGATATAAGGCTTGTGcagaaacatttaaaaaaaataagggaacaatTGTGccttcatgtgatcccttattttgtcCTACAGCATATCTACATAAGTATCTCTACTTTTAAAGTCAATTTTCAGGTACTGCACACATATGCTTTCCAGGCTGTAGTAAAGTTGATTTTCTCTGATCCATGTCATGAGTTTTGACTTTTTCATGTTGCAGACAGGGCTCTTCGAAAATCATTCTGTTTACCATACTGCCAACTGACCCCTTTACCCAAGCAGCTTTTTCTGCATCTAACATCAGACTCAGTTCACCATCAAGATGCTTTGTTGCTCATCGTGTGCAGAATCCACACCAAAGTTGTAATAGGCAGTTTCTACAATGTATGCATCTGTTAGTGAAACAGCCAGTTCATGGCAATCCATAAAGTGTTTTTTGCATCACTCGCACGCGTCCATCCCAGTCTGATCATTTCAGCTCCAAGAGTATCCGTTTCAGTACTCTTTTACTTATACTATACTTTATATATCACTGCAACTACTGTCATCTGCAAATGAAACAGTTCAAACGTTATAGGAGAGagatgtgaaaatgttttcagagGGTCAGCATCACTGTCTTTTAGCTCCGGAGAATCTTTCACGGGTCAGCTGGTCTTCTCTAATGTGGATACCACAGTTTCCACCAAAATCAAGTGCTGCCTGTCCATACATTTCTGTGATCAAGGACTCATAGCGATAAAAAGCATCAACATTGGAGTAGCTTTCTTCATTCTTTGGAAGCACAGGCAGAGGTTTAACAGTATGCTTTGAGACGGTCAGCTTCTTCACTAACACTGATGTCAAGAATGATGTCTTGAGAGATTTGAATGCTGGGACACGGGTAGTAAGGACCCTCAGTATTACAGTAATGTAGTCTTTTCTTATCCCTTCCCAGTCCTGTTTGTTAAGAAGAAAATCTTCTGCTGGCATATTGAACAGGACATGTTGAGGTGCACCAGATGGAAGAGAATTGAAACTAATCTCCTGGATAATTGCAGCAGATCCACATCAGTGTTCCATACCTTTTTGACAAGATTTCCGCAGATGACTTTCTTCCACCAGAAAGTTTACATTATCCCCCACAAGTCTGAATCTGTTTCCTTCTTTGGTACACTTGACCAGCTTGTCCCAAGGGCTGTAGTTTATGAAAGACACGTGTTGTAAGAAAAATACAAGACCAGTTACTATAATTCACTTTTGTTCCCTATTGCCATAAATGCATATTATGGGGAATGATGGGCATGGGAAATATTCcaatgtttttatatatatgaGACGTTATACTAGGGCAGGGTAAATGAGTCATGATGGTTTTGATTACATTCTGACGAAACAAACACATGCTAATAACAGGTAATCCCAAAATTCaatcaaatttgaaataactacatgtaaaatatatcttGTCACATTTTACAATACCGCCATTGTGTTTCCAGCAGAAAAATGAACAATCTAGAAACATTCAAATCTTGTGATCATCGTGCATTCACTTAAAGATATCTGCAAATTATTAGTAAGAACATGAAACTGTTGGTCAACAAATCCAGCGAAGGTTCTCCAGGTCAAAGTAAAATCACTAATGGTGCtaccgtatgtatgtatgtatgtatgtatgtatgtatgtatgtatgtatgtatgtatgtatgtatgtatgtatgtatgtatgtatgtatgtatgtatgtatgtatgtatgtatgtatgtatgtatgtatgtatgtatgtatggatggatggatgaacaTGTAGTGCTGAGTGCTGTAAGATCTATTTCAGCTTCCCCAGGATGACATCCCTTCTGTTCTACTTGACATCTGTGTATATGCTCCAATAATGGCACCATACCACAACACTACAGACCTTATAGTCCACTGTAtgagtaatgttttatagtagtCACCGTTATTCACTCGGTTTACGATATACTTGTATGCAGTATCCAGCTTTCATCTTCAAATATTACATCATCTGTGTCAGCAATGCTGATACGATATTTTTGTATCATGGCAGTCCTATTGTTTTGTATATGCTTTGCAAATAATGAGACAAATGCATTACATTGAACagtttatttgtaaataatataaTGCTGGACTAAATCACTTTCTTGTTCATCGGAAACTATCGTATTCTTGATTGCTAGATAGAAGATGGCACCTTAAGAACATTGATAATAGTGTACTTAAATAGAAAATTaactacatatttcatttcatttataatggcacccgtggcgagccacctcctcgtggtgggagCTGGGTAACGCTAAACTATGGTTTCatctatattttgtatattatgtAATATCTATGACATGTGTAATATTTACCCTATCAGTGCCATGTAATTAATTCATACGTGTATTTCCATGGTAATTCAGATAAATATCAGAGAAATTGTCATAGTAATGTATTTACGATTAGCagctgtgtatgtacatgtgtgtgtttaCACTTAAGTAGGCGCCCAtggcaagccacctcctcgcagtgggtgctgggtaacgctaagagctcgccaacacccgaGTTGTGGACCCGGTGGtgtatttggtccaccaacccgtttgccgtgggttgttgccctgtgtcggtggaggaggggatcctggtggttaagGCTAActggggcctggaaccgtgttcctgttgctcaacacgccACTTTGGCACTAACTTCACCCAGAccggtggttgaatgggcccgattcaagcaatcggctggtcacgccaagccctgtgcatggtgaataCTTTCGCACGCATTACTTTGATTATGTGGTCTTGGCTTTTTTGTGCTTTCAGTGTACGAATTTTGTGTGccaatttgcctagagtcccattccagaaggcgatggctcatgggccaatctggcaatactGACCACTGAATTCTATGTTTCTTCACAAAGGTGTCGAGGGCGAACCATCCTggcatttgttctgtttgattCAACAGCTTTTCAAGATTTTATTGGCTGGATTATAACATCCCAGTAGACGTGCTgtaacaccgtccttgttgacactccatggtgggtggggagcagggttgttaAACACGGTTCCTATGTAATGGCTACCTCCATTCTTTCTGGTTCATCGAAGCATAATCGATGCCTGGTATGTCGAATCAAACTGAACCCATTTGCTATCTCCATGGGCATTCATGGTGTCTGTGGAAAAGTTAAGGATGTAACTCGTCTTCgaaatggacccgtgaaggtcccggtttagaataggccttaagtatcccatgaaaggcgactgcgcttgtaagaggcgactaacgggatcgggtggtcaggctcgctgacttggttgacacatgtcatcggttcccaatcgcgcagatcgatgctcatgttgttgatcagtggattgtctggtccagactcgattatttacagaccgccgccatatacctgggatatttctgagtgcggcgtaaaactaaattcactcactggcTCACTTAGACAGTTGTTATGGTAACCAACTTCAGACCTAGTCTCACCGCGTTCCGGAAATAACTGCACGATGTTTTCAGCATCCTCCTTCTACCTCAGACACTTGGTTGAAGATTGTGATCTTCGCTGGTACACGTTTCGTCGAGGTATATGAGCAGTTTTCTGTAGATGCCAAAATATACAATGACAAAAACATTCACCGTAAGAAGGAGGACAATGGATTGGAGAGAGGAGCAAAATCCTAATGACTGCACAGTTGCATTGTCTTCCATGTTCCATGTAGCGGAATCATCGGAGAACTGGAACATGTCCAAGAAAGCGAGATTGTAAACAAAGACGTAAATCAACCACTGTGCAGCCTCTCATACTTGTGTCTGTCAGGTGCGAATAGTCACATGCACAAGATGGATATGTAAGGTATCACTGTGGAACACTGTGGAACAATCTACACCATCTGACTATGCGACATGTACTTCACCCCCTGATAACCCAGGCGTTGACACATTGTTACAGTCAAAACACTTATTTTCCTAaaactatatttttcaaaatcatttctcggtaaattttgagttttctaTTTAAACAATTGTAATTTTACTCCTATTTCGTTTAAAACCACTGCCACTTTTTAATAACACTTAATTGAGGTAACTGCCTCCTCTTGAGGCCATGTGCTTGCACAGTGATAATCCCAGAGAATGTCCAAAGTAATGGTGAGCATAACtattgtattttcatatttcatgaatTATTTGATTTGTCAAAGTAACTTAAATCTATCTTTTCATGTactttttgtgttttaattgttcTTTATTTGGTAATTTTGTGGCAAATTGTGAGTTGGTCAAAATTATGTAAGCATATGTTTTCATGGCATGAGGTTAACATGTTTTTCACTGTGCTTTTGTAAAAGTGTTCATGCTTTTaatgtttgattgttttttcAAGGTGGCATCATGTAACGTATCACTTTGAAACACTCTACTGTCTGGCTCCTACACTTGACAACCAGCTACTTACGTGGCTTTAACACTGGGTAACACACGTTGGCATGTCTGGTCTTTGAGCTTAAACACATTTTCGCTCATGACATGAGAAATTCGGTGTTATAATAGTAACCAGGGGGGTTATAGGGATGAAGCCAACGCATAGGAACGATATCCTGTGAAGTGATAAGAggataaatatgcaaatagAAACGGTCAGTGTTTAAAGCAAACACGGTGTCCGCCTTGTCCATCCCAGATGTTGGCACAATTCTAGGAActtgctgtgttcagagatgtccCGTGATTTGTATATAACAGAAAACATTCCATACTTCCTTTTGTCTGTGTGTCGGTCATGTCCGGTGGACTCACAGACTAGAGTAGATTT is part of the Haliotis asinina isolate JCU_RB_2024 chromosome 6, JCU_Hal_asi_v2, whole genome shotgun sequence genome and harbors:
- the LOC137287996 gene encoding uncharacterized protein, with the translated sequence MPSTTTNSDELEAEDLEEDPEPYQLEPASKLVTKKFRTDSHRYKLRFNPAWLQRQQPEDLPIVLREQFDAVLQDLRNEVNGHDGDRVGLTLEHPALDTPIRITFRRMENLQGEHIMAKVENVQQSNRDLNIDDTMDIFLLHVDDPDRLGEGHGRLKHIAGLNVFLENKQCIVQIKNENDPLCFARALVVAMHHVHQPDPVTKEWTQQWKYIRDHRRPAQLEVAKALFRQLGIPEGPCTGHATWDLFSQRLAPYYQLKIYSQDVMNRLLYKSEVPQPTKILHLYHHHHHYDVITSMTAFTGCSYYCDTCDQGYSNPQNHRCTREFCCQWCLHAGYCGDVVNEGLSCLQCGGWFRNPTCFQRHQAASAKHPSTCSIIHTCHRCYAKVNVRHIQGMTNHKCGTNRNCKICKEPLKPNHQCYMTPIEPPKCNDDGEKRNEEKERQQRQFIFYDFECTQDQGTHVPNLCVVHLGCGKCISEASSELCEKCPWRKEGEGPSRMKVFRGATTLKDMGDWLLSLAEKKTVKKRKAPSSNHPPSKRAKPSSPVDVEQEEDDDEEQEENVAIDDDDVLVMAHNYRGYDGHLLQQYFHRHLVKAPQVTLRGNQILQMTVGRLVFKDSLNFLTMALKQFPKTFGLTELKKGYFPHLFNTDHNQGYVGPYPPVSTYDPDSMFPAERQAFLTWYDARVAEGVVFDLDEELLAYCQSDVDILRRGCAAFRHIFIQQNDVDPFYEAVTLPMACMLTFRKLFLEPRTIAIIPPQGYRPQRRYSLQCLHWLNWIMHQHPGLHIQHARNGGEAGFDGGDGSRYTVHGYDANTRTVYEYLGCFWHGCTRCYKTGRCETHATLGTTPWERFHHTMYRLGVLRQHPDIDQAVTQWECDFLKEQKDNEDLRAFLTTLQGPHAYLPDPLDPREAFFGGRTNATKLYYEAKEEEEIKYVDVCSLYPYICKYGTYPLGHPEIKDHPPVSDLFDLHGLIQCRVLPPTDLYHPVLPYRVHGKLLFPLCRTCAEEEFVGSCPHGDEDRAWVGTYVSKELQYAVQECGYQVLGIYEAWHFDSLTTYDPDTQEGGLFAKYVNNFFQIKQEASGYPEGCTDPEEYIREIQQKEGVTLDRAHIRKNPGLRALAKACLNNHWGKFGQRIGFDRTEYISSPQRYFALLRDERCQVKDVNIINEDLLCVTYEPRPEFHDPHPAHNVVIAAWVTAQARLKLYSYLKPLDRRVLYFDTDSIIYIHRPLQYNPPLGDTLGELTDELGGGNSIQIFASAGPKNYTYKLRHPQPDGSVVAVSKVRGFTLNHRASQYVHFDSMKNLICKRGRVSITVPYPRRIIRTGLRQNNTLLSKDTSKVYRMVYTKRRVIYYSEGMPVETLPYGYKGLDLVESMVTLFFMMILLSTDLVESMVAHPPSTSLVKPCCPDVTCPDVTCHKDLLNATPHSDFSRQRESTRTQKRMQSVHRDKLRTNRFSLVVAIKDIEAVVDKLVEFKLLTLFMKADIMEVPQTSYNRIRALLDVLPRRGPQAYTLFCKALKECDETDAMRVLGVETPTETPTETPREAPPSDRRQLTLHDVWDDRRRLILWRDGVTESLLRTGQRSDAEAVTVTETTE